A genomic region of Fodinisporobacter ferrooxydans contains the following coding sequences:
- a CDS encoding ABC transporter ATP-binding protein: protein MIEVDRISKKYGRKRVLDEVSFTAEKGQITCLVGINGVGKSTVMKAIMGLTPVSGGQIRIDGQPVDKRIYEKVVFIPDILTMPSHMRIGEAMQFMQDFYTNWNGQRALELLSFFKLKEQDRIGDLSKGNAAKANLLLGLSINADYLLMDEPFSGIDIFSREQIANVFTSHLIEDRGVIITTHEIHDIEHLIDKVVLLDQGRVLKEFNAEDVRLKEGKSVLDVMREVYQ, encoded by the coding sequence ATGATCGAAGTGGATCGAATCAGTAAGAAATACGGCAGAAAAAGAGTGCTGGATGAAGTGTCGTTCACTGCGGAGAAAGGCCAGATAACCTGCTTGGTCGGCATTAATGGGGTAGGCAAGTCCACTGTCATGAAAGCGATCATGGGACTGACTCCAGTCAGTGGCGGTCAAATCCGGATCGACGGCCAGCCGGTCGATAAGCGGATTTACGAGAAAGTCGTCTTCATTCCGGATATCTTGACAATGCCTTCCCATATGAGGATTGGAGAAGCGATGCAGTTTATGCAGGATTTCTATACGAATTGGAACGGGCAGCGTGCGTTGGAGTTGTTATCCTTCTTCAAGCTGAAAGAACAGGATCGAATCGGAGATTTATCCAAAGGAAATGCGGCCAAAGCCAATTTGCTGCTTGGCTTATCCATTAACGCGGATTATTTGCTCATGGACGAACCATTTTCGGGGATCGATATTTTCAGCAGAGAGCAGATCGCAAATGTGTTTACCAGCCATTTAATCGAGGATCGCGGGGTTATTATTACCACACACGAAATTCACGATATCGAACATTTGATCGATAAAGTCGTATTGCTTGACCAAGGCAGGGTACTGAAGGAATTTAACGCGGAGGATGTGCGGTTGAAAGAAGGCAAGTCTGTTTTAGATGTTATGAGGGAGGTGTATCAATGA
- a CDS encoding SRPBCC family protein, translating to MTRYVLTGGIISKTTLHTCIFIQKAVVFNAPIEHVWKAVATSEGIASWWMPNTFEPILGRDFILHAGQFGDSPCKVTEIDPLNCVGFDWGKDWHLTFELKKLEDGKTELTLIHSGWDAEKVTEFGQPHSVVHGIMDSGWEKIIKENLPIYIEA from the coding sequence ATGACCCGTTATGTGTTAACCGGGGGCATTATTTCAAAAACTACCCTTCACACCTGCATCTTCATACAAAAAGCGGTTGTTTTCAATGCTCCGATTGAACACGTATGGAAAGCTGTTGCAACATCAGAAGGTATTGCTTCGTGGTGGATGCCAAATACTTTTGAACCTATTTTGGGACGTGACTTCATCCTACATGCAGGTCAATTCGGTGATTCACCTTGCAAAGTAACGGAAATCGACCCTCTGAACTGTGTCGGTTTTGACTGGGGTAAGGATTGGCATCTTACTTTTGAATTAAAAAAGTTAGAAGATGGAAAAACTGAGCTCACACTGATCCACTCTGGCTGGGATGCAGAAAAAGTTACAGAGTTTGGACAACCTCACTCAGTCGTTCATGGCATCATGGACAGTGGGTGGGAGAAAATTATCAAAGAGAATCTTCCCATATATATCGAGGCTTGA
- a CDS encoding DUF2269 domain-containing protein — translation MFHRQVKVLVIEDDPYICELITLYAEKSGCLVSVANNGMNGLEMFYDTPPDLVIAVAGMTIQDAQMVRAVYLGLELITRFVIVPFGLASLLTGVISSLGTEWGLFRYYWILIKLVITILSTIGLLVHLKPISYLAGIAAERTLSSADHPMQIQIMIVSGAALLALLVATTLSVYKPRGMTSYGWRKQHGRRKVSQQP, via the coding sequence ATGTTCCACAGACAAGTTAAAGTTCTTGTCATTGAAGATGATCCTTACATTTGCGAATTGATCACTTTATACGCAGAAAAAAGCGGATGTTTAGTTAGCGTTGCAAACAATGGAATGAACGGATTAGAAATGTTTTATGACACCCCTCCTGATCTTGTCATCGCTGTTGCCGGTATGACCATCCAGGATGCCCAGATGGTTCGTGCGGTCTATCTTGGACTGGAGTTAATCACCCGGTTCGTCATCGTCCCGTTTGGCCTCGCTTCGCTGCTAACCGGTGTTATCTCGTCATTGGGGACTGAATGGGGCTTGTTTCGGTACTATTGGATCCTGATCAAACTCGTGATAACCATCCTTTCCACCATCGGTTTGCTGGTGCATTTGAAGCCAATTAGCTACTTAGCAGGCATAGCAGCAGAGAGAACATTGTCTAGTGCCGATCACCCCATGCAGATCCAAATCATGATCGTCTCCGGCGCAGCACTGTTGGCATTGCTCGTGGCCACGACGCTGTCGGTGTACAAGCCACGAGGCATGACCTCGTACGGGTGGCGTAAGCAGCACGGGCGGCGTAAGGTGTCGCAGCAGCCGTAG
- a CDS encoding GntR family transcriptional regulator, which yields MNVTFNNRDPVYLQVVRHFKEEIATGKLIAGQEIPSRRELAGLLKINPNTAQRAYKEMEEQKLITTEGNSPSRITADERILNSIREELLREAVEAFVHSVKKIDVPVDELLHIVREKYESECAKE from the coding sequence ATGAACGTTACGTTTAATAATCGCGATCCGGTTTATCTGCAGGTTGTCCGGCATTTTAAAGAAGAAATCGCAACAGGCAAACTGATAGCGGGCCAGGAGATTCCATCTCGCAGGGAACTGGCCGGTTTGCTCAAGATTAATCCAAATACGGCACAGCGGGCTTACAAGGAAATGGAGGAGCAGAAGTTGATCACGACAGAAGGCAATTCTCCTAGTCGGATTACAGCAGATGAACGGATTTTGAACTCGATACGGGAAGAGCTTCTGCGGGAAGCTGTCGAAGCATTTGTACATTCTGTCAAGAAAATTGATGTGCCTGTGGATGAACTGCTGCACATAGTGAGAGAAAAATATGAATCGGAATGTGCGAAAGAGTAG
- a CDS encoding nucleotidyl transferase AbiEii/AbiGii toxin family protein, producing the protein MFWKVIDLTRQSVLRKILESPPVKNCYLAGGTALAFQLGHRESIDFNWFTPDPFTPEQIETGLSEQGRLMITEAKPNTFHGILDGVQVTWLRYTAPLLESPIVSDILPQLKIASILDIGTMKLIAASQQGARKDFIDLYVIEQSGLSLTSLIRRLPEKFPNTSINYYHIVKSLVYFDDAEQEPMPRMLKPLEWTTVKEFFVRTQKQLLNSIP; encoded by the coding sequence TTGTTTTGGAAAGTCATCGATCTCACCAGACAATCTGTTTTAAGGAAAATTCTCGAATCCCCTCCCGTTAAAAATTGTTACCTTGCTGGTGGTACTGCATTGGCATTTCAGCTTGGGCATCGTGAATCAATCGATTTTAACTGGTTTACACCCGATCCATTTACTCCTGAACAGATAGAGACCGGTTTATCCGAACAAGGGCGTCTGATGATCACGGAAGCCAAGCCAAATACCTTTCACGGCATTTTGGATGGTGTTCAGGTCACTTGGTTACGTTACACTGCCCCACTGCTCGAATCTCCTATTGTATCGGATATTCTTCCACAATTGAAAATTGCCTCCATTTTAGATATCGGTACTATGAAGTTGATTGCGGCCAGTCAACAGGGAGCAAGGAAAGACTTCATCGATTTGTATGTAATCGAACAAAGCGGTTTATCTCTGACTTCTCTTATTAGGCGCCTTCCTGAGAAGTTCCCGAATACTTCGATTAACTACTACCATATTGTCAAAAGTCTAGTTTATTTCGATGATGCGGAACAGGAACCTATGCCACGAATGCTTAAGCCGTTGGAATGGACTACGGTAAAAGAGTTTTTTGTCCGAACACAAAAACAGTTGCTTAATTCCATACCTTAA
- a CDS encoding VOC family protein — translation MEKVTPFLMFQDGNAEEAMNFYTSIIEDSQITSIVRYGANEAGQEGTVMQATFILKGQEFMCIDSFIKHQFSFTPSFSIFVTCNTEEELDNLYEQLNEGGQALMPLNDYGFSKKFGWLNDRFGVSWQLNLPK, via the coding sequence ATGGAAAAGGTAACTCCATTTTTAATGTTTCAAGATGGCAATGCAGAAGAAGCTATGAATTTTTATACATCCATCATTGAGGATTCTCAAATTACAAGCATTGTTAGATATGGGGCTAATGAAGCTGGACAAGAAGGCACTGTAATGCAGGCTACTTTTATCTTGAAAGGGCAAGAATTTATGTGTATTGACAGTTTTATAAAACATCAGTTCTCTTTTACACCTTCTTTCTCAATCTTTGTTACTTGTAATACTGAAGAAGAACTTGACAATCTTTATGAGCAACTCAATGAAGGTGGACAAGCACTTATGCCTTTAAACGATTATGGTTTCAGTAAAAAGTTTGGTTGGTTAAATGACCGCTTCGGAGTTTCGTGGCAACTAAATCTCCCTAAATAA
- a CDS encoding DUF6922 domain-containing protein, which yields MPNIQQVPAHFSPFFWDVHIDELKPALHSRFIIERLLNEGDHHTLHWLFKAYSMDEIRFVIQTSRNLSRKTARYWQYFFNLKEEDMRCFGKSSISPDNLF from the coding sequence TTGCCGAACATACAACAAGTTCCCGCTCATTTTAGCCCCTTTTTTTGGGATGTCCATATTGATGAATTGAAGCCGGCATTGCATAGCCGATTCATCATTGAGCGTTTACTGAATGAAGGAGATCATCATACTTTACATTGGCTTTTCAAAGCGTATTCCATGGATGAAATTCGTTTCGTCATTCAAACAAGCCGAAATTTATCCCGAAAAACAGCAAGATATTGGCAGTACTTTTTCAATTTGAAGGAGGAGGATATGCGTTGTTTTGGAAAGTCATCGATCTCACCAGACAATCTGTTTTAA
- a CDS encoding MFS transporter, with the protein MSIQLNSNTSEITKEVNEYNKDEINLSNRASQLIARIESIPFSRWHIKPRIIAGSATFFDAFDSLSLAFVLPVLIGLWKLNPGKIGILIGIGYLGQAIGAILFGWLAERFGRIYSAKWTVLLMSVMSIACIFAGSFNALLALRFIQGIGIGGEVPVAAAYINELSRAHGRGRFFMLYELIFPIGLMISAQLGTLIVPNLGWKWMFIIGGVGGIIILFLFFTLRESPRWLISKERFDEAERIIEEIEASTDKRQPVTINASNVVAKGDWKELFSPFYRRRTLIVWALWFSAYFVSNGLNNWLPSLYKTVYHLPLQQSLRAASISNVIQTVAVFACALLIDRIGRKRWATVAYLIAGFLLTTLWLSGAKSPTGVIYLGSTAYGAIGTITVLLYLYTPEIYPTRMRAIGTAFATAWLRLASAIAPTIVGFILGARGITSVFILFACVTVLGALLALRMIETREKMLEEIAP; encoded by the coding sequence ATGAGTATACAATTGAACAGCAATACTTCGGAAATTACTAAGGAAGTTAACGAGTATAATAAAGATGAAATTAACTTATCGAATCGCGCTTCACAACTGATTGCACGCATTGAAAGTATTCCTTTTTCCCGTTGGCACATCAAGCCACGTATAATCGCGGGGAGCGCAACTTTTTTTGATGCTTTCGATTCCTTGTCTCTGGCGTTCGTGTTACCAGTACTGATCGGTCTTTGGAAGCTTAATCCTGGAAAAATTGGTATTCTAATTGGAATTGGATATCTTGGACAAGCGATAGGGGCAATATTGTTTGGATGGTTAGCAGAACGTTTTGGACGTATTTATAGTGCCAAATGGACAGTTCTTTTGATGTCAGTGATGAGTATCGCCTGTATCTTTGCAGGCAGTTTCAACGCATTGTTGGCGCTTAGATTTATACAGGGAATTGGGATAGGTGGTGAAGTTCCTGTTGCAGCTGCTTATATCAATGAACTCTCGCGCGCGCACGGCCGTGGTCGATTTTTTATGCTTTATGAGTTGATATTCCCGATTGGACTCATGATTAGCGCACAACTTGGTACTCTTATTGTGCCGAATTTAGGTTGGAAGTGGATGTTTATAATAGGTGGTGTAGGTGGAATCATTATATTATTCCTATTTTTTACATTACGCGAATCTCCACGTTGGCTGATTTCCAAAGAACGATTTGATGAAGCTGAGCGCATTATTGAAGAGATCGAGGCAAGTACTGACAAACGCCAGCCAGTGACGATAAACGCCTCCAATGTGGTTGCAAAAGGTGATTGGAAAGAATTGTTCTCACCGTTTTACCGTAGGAGAACATTGATTGTTTGGGCATTATGGTTTTCCGCTTATTTTGTATCAAACGGTCTGAATAACTGGCTACCAAGCCTCTACAAGACAGTCTATCACCTTCCTTTGCAGCAATCTTTGCGTGCAGCATCAATCTCTAATGTTATACAAACTGTTGCTGTCTTCGCCTGTGCCCTACTGATTGACAGGATAGGTCGTAAAAGATGGGCAACAGTCGCATATCTTATAGCAGGTTTTTTACTGACTACACTTTGGCTAAGTGGCGCGAAATCTCCAACGGGCGTAATATACCTTGGATCTACAGCTTATGGCGCCATAGGTACCATTACTGTTTTACTTTATCTTTATACTCCTGAAATCTACCCAACTCGAATGCGGGCGATTGGAACAGCATTTGCCACAGCCTGGCTACGTCTCGCTTCTGCAATAGCTCCTACTATAGTTGGTTTTATTTTAGGCGCTAGAGGTATTACTTCTGTGTTTATTCTTTTTGCTTGTGTTACTGTCCTCGGTGCGTTGTTGGCATTACGAATGATTGAAACACGTGAAAAGATGTTGGAAGAGATTGCACCTTAA
- a CDS encoding SRPBCC family protein, with amino-acid sequence MNNITKIKVFKSVNDVYEAFVDPAKIGNFWFSSSSERWEQGKTVTLRYEEYDAQVDIKIMEIEENKEIVFQWGANGEGHVVTITLKELDNTSTIIEVNEGGFTENDDKLISDLVDNKEGWVYMLTCLKGYLEFGINKLRAGLVKG; translated from the coding sequence ATGAACAACATCACGAAGATTAAAGTATTCAAATCCGTTAATGACGTATATGAAGCCTTCGTTGATCCTGCAAAGATAGGTAATTTTTGGTTTTCATCCAGCTCTGAAAGATGGGAACAAGGCAAGACGGTTACATTGAGATATGAGGAATACGATGCACAAGTTGATATAAAAATAATGGAGATCGAGGAAAATAAAGAAATCGTTTTCCAGTGGGGTGCAAATGGGGAAGGACATGTTGTTACAATTACACTCAAAGAATTGGATAATACTAGTACAATTATTGAAGTTAATGAAGGAGGTTTTACTGAAAATGACGATAAACTAATAAGTGATCTGGTGGACAATAAAGAAGGCTGGGTTTATATGTTAACCTGTTTAAAGGGTTATTTGGAATTTGGCATTAATAAATTAAGAGCAGGATTGGTAAAAGGATGA
- a CDS encoding ArsR/SmtB family transcription factor yields MVATPSKHNVFQAIADPTRRRLLKLLADKEMPITEIAEFFPITRTAVNKHLHVLSDAGLVSSQKVGRETRYKLQPEPLVELKQWLSFFEQYWDKKLSALKEFVETDND; encoded by the coding sequence TTGGTAGCAACCCCGTCTAAACATAATGTATTTCAGGCAATCGCTGACCCTACTCGTAGAAGACTGTTAAAATTGCTTGCTGACAAGGAAATGCCGATTACTGAAATTGCGGAATTCTTCCCGATAACCCGTACTGCTGTGAACAAGCATCTACATGTTCTTTCCGATGCGGGTCTTGTCAGCAGTCAGAAGGTTGGGCGGGAAACTCGGTACAAGCTTCAGCCAGAACCCCTTGTCGAACTAAAACAATGGCTTTCCTTTTTTGAACAATATTGGGATAAAAAGTTGTCTGCTCTTAAAGAGTTTGTAGAGACTGATAACGATTAG
- a CDS encoding LacI family DNA-binding transcriptional regulator produces MTVSIKDVARIAGVSTASVSRVLSGKPGVGADTAERIRKVIEEMDYRPNLGARGLVKRTTGNIAVVVPRGSFILNNPFFSTILEGIAKGIDQTDYNMLMSFTSLQQKRLLETQAVDGAILFSPRNEELSLEWLKSIGLPIVVVGSYLENSPFPCVRPDDEDGIRQAVNALYQLGHRNIGIINGPMSSMHSIRCLNGYKSTMLELGLDYSDGKVFEIDEFDVFKATKAMAAFLNDHRKITGVVCSSDYLAMGVMKAATMIGLSVPEDLSVVGADDVPISDIITPSLSSVHVDLVGIGRKATSILMDLIQGKQIRKRDVVFKMEYVNRATTDVPKNS; encoded by the coding sequence GTGACAGTAAGTATAAAAGATGTGGCACGTATAGCAGGTGTTTCAACGGCTTCTGTATCACGAGTATTAAGTGGCAAGCCCGGTGTTGGTGCGGATACAGCAGAACGAATTCGTAAAGTAATTGAGGAAATGGATTATCGCCCCAATTTAGGTGCTAGAGGGCTAGTTAAACGAACAACAGGAAATATAGCAGTTGTGGTTCCAAGGGGTTCGTTTATTCTTAATAATCCGTTTTTTTCGACAATCTTAGAAGGTATAGCAAAAGGCATTGATCAAACCGATTATAATATGCTAATGTCGTTTACTTCTTTACAACAAAAACGACTGCTAGAAACCCAGGCTGTAGATGGTGCTATTCTTTTTTCACCTCGAAATGAGGAACTAAGTTTAGAATGGCTAAAAAGTATTGGATTACCCATAGTTGTAGTGGGCAGTTACTTGGAAAATTCCCCATTTCCTTGTGTCCGTCCCGACGATGAAGATGGAATCAGACAAGCGGTGAATGCTCTTTATCAACTCGGACATCGAAACATTGGGATCATTAATGGACCAATGAGTTCCATGCATAGTATAAGGTGTTTGAACGGATACAAAAGTACAATGCTGGAACTTGGGTTAGACTACTCAGATGGAAAGGTTTTTGAAATCGATGAATTTGATGTGTTTAAAGCGACAAAAGCGATGGCTGCATTTTTAAATGATCACAGAAAAATCACTGGAGTTGTATGCTCCTCTGACTATTTAGCAATGGGTGTGATGAAAGCAGCTACAATGATTGGGTTATCTGTACCTGAGGATTTATCTGTTGTTGGTGCAGATGATGTTCCTATTTCTGATATTATAACACCATCTTTATCGTCTGTTCATGTAGATTTAGTGGGGATAGGAAGAAAAGCTACTTCAATATTAATGGATTTGATTCAAGGGAAACAAATTAGAAAAAGAGATGTAGTATTTAAAATGGAATACGTGAATCGAGCAACAACTGACGTTCCAAAGAATAGTTAA
- a CDS encoding dihydrodipicolinate synthase family protein, which translates to MKNKVKWSGVFPAVLIPFNDDYSIDEEGFRALVRWVASHEGVNGIVVNGHTGEIMTLLPEERAEAVRIAADELKGRIPVISGVSAEGTIEAIQHAQAVEKAGGEGILLMPPHSWLRFGMQPDSTVEFFKDVAEAINISIVVHQYPTWTKASYTTSQLLRMAEIPNVVAIKVGQRDMAQYEVDVRALKKNAPDVALLTCHDEYLLPTLIQGIDGALVGFGCFVPDLIAELVKTVKNQDLVAANAVYDRIFELKHAIYKMDEPSSTSHLRMKEAMYQRGLISSSHARRPVLPLTEQEKEEIRQGLLKVGLIKE; encoded by the coding sequence ATGAAAAATAAAGTAAAGTGGAGCGGTGTATTTCCGGCAGTTCTTATACCTTTTAATGATGATTACTCGATTGATGAAGAAGGATTTCGAGCATTAGTTCGCTGGGTGGCAAGCCATGAAGGGGTCAATGGTATCGTTGTAAACGGACACACTGGAGAAATTATGACGTTACTTCCAGAAGAACGTGCGGAGGCTGTACGAATTGCTGCTGATGAGTTAAAAGGTCGCATTCCTGTCATTTCTGGAGTATCTGCTGAGGGAACCATCGAAGCCATCCAACATGCTCAAGCAGTTGAAAAGGCAGGAGGAGAAGGAATCCTTCTAATGCCTCCACACTCATGGTTACGATTTGGCATGCAACCAGATTCAACTGTTGAGTTTTTCAAAGATGTTGCAGAAGCGATTAACATTTCGATTGTTGTCCATCAATATCCAACTTGGACAAAAGCTTCTTACACAACAAGTCAATTGTTACGAATGGCTGAAATTCCAAATGTTGTTGCAATAAAAGTCGGCCAAAGGGATATGGCACAATATGAAGTGGATGTTAGAGCATTGAAAAAGAATGCTCCAGATGTTGCACTATTAACATGTCATGATGAATATCTACTGCCTACTTTAATTCAAGGTATTGATGGCGCACTTGTCGGTTTTGGTTGCTTTGTACCTGATCTAATCGCGGAATTGGTGAAAACTGTTAAAAATCAGGATTTGGTTGCTGCTAATGCCGTTTATGACCGTATCTTTGAATTAAAACATGCTATATATAAAATGGATGAACCTTCTTCAACTTCTCATTTACGTATGAAAGAAGCGATGTATCAACGTGGATTAATTAGCAGTTCCCATGCGAGACGTCCTGTTTTGCCTTTAACCGAACAAGAAAAAGAGGAAATTCGTCAAGGTTTGCTAAAAGTAGGCTTAATCAAAGAATAA
- a CDS encoding VOC family protein, which translates to MVNKLGQVMLYVKNQDEAVNFWTEKVGFSVISEEDNGQGMRWIEIAPTKDVETSIVLHNKDFIAKMQPELNLGTPSLLFFSDNLDKLHNDLSNKNVTVGEIVNMPSGRVFNFADNEGNYFAVLEKVNK; encoded by the coding sequence ATGGTTAATAAATTAGGTCAAGTTATGTTGTACGTAAAAAATCAAGATGAGGCAGTGAATTTTTGGACAGAAAAAGTAGGGTTTAGTGTAATTTCTGAAGAAGATAACGGTCAAGGAATGAGATGGATTGAAATCGCTCCAACTAAGGATGTTGAAACAAGTATTGTACTCCATAATAAAGACTTTATTGCTAAAATGCAGCCCGAATTAAATCTTGGTACACCTTCTTTACTGTTTTTCTCAGATAATCTCGATAAATTACATAATGACTTATCAAATAAAAATGTCACTGTAGGAGAAATTGTAAATATGCCTTCTGGTCGAGTATTTAACTTTGCAGATAATGAAGGAAATTACTTTGCAGTTTTGGAAAAAGTAAATAAATAA
- a CDS encoding COG4705 family protein, translated as MNKSFSDNTRCAQRFFTKVPEITLYFWIIKLLTTAMGETTSDYLVYHMNPYLAVILGGIGFVIALILQFAVRKYVAWIYWLLVVMVAVFGTMVADATHIVLGIPYYVSTIAFAVILTVVFATWYRVEKTLSIHSIHTRRREMFYWATVLATFAMGTATGDMTAMTLHLGYFASGVLFAVLFALPGLCYWLFGLNEIFAFWFAYVMTRPLGASFADWFGMPHNVGGLGYGKGLVSIVLTIFIVAFVGYLTVTRKDVQQESAISSNSYIKVAE; from the coding sequence ATGAACAAGTCTTTTTCCGATAACACGCGTTGTGCGCAGCGGTTCTTTACGAAGGTTCCAGAAATTACGTTATATTTCTGGATTATAAAGTTGCTGACGACAGCCATGGGTGAAACAACTTCAGACTATCTTGTCTACCATATGAATCCATACCTTGCAGTAATTCTTGGAGGTATCGGGTTTGTCATTGCATTGATTCTGCAATTTGCGGTTCGTAAATATGTGGCATGGATTTACTGGCTTCTGGTCGTCATGGTGGCCGTTTTTGGCACGATGGTCGCAGATGCGACGCATATTGTATTGGGGATTCCATACTATGTCTCAACCATTGCCTTTGCAGTCATTCTGACGGTGGTATTCGCCACTTGGTACAGGGTTGAGAAGACGTTGTCAATACACAGCATCCACACTCGCCGTCGTGAAATGTTTTACTGGGCAACTGTACTCGCAACTTTCGCCATGGGAACAGCGACAGGGGACATGACGGCAATGACCTTGCATTTGGGGTACTTTGCTTCAGGGGTATTGTTTGCGGTCTTGTTTGCGCTCCCAGGGCTGTGCTATTGGCTGTTTGGCCTTAATGAGATTTTCGCATTCTGGTTTGCCTACGTCATGACTCGTCCATTGGGCGCCTCATTCGCGGATTGGTTTGGAATGCCACATAATGTCGGTGGTCTTGGATATGGCAAAGGCTTGGTGAGCATTGTCTTAACGATTTTTATCGTTGCTTTTGTCGGCTATCTGACAGTGACCCGCAAGGACGTTCAACAGGAATCCGCCATCTCCAGCAACAGCTATATAAAAGTTGCTGAATAA
- a CDS encoding CBO0543 family protein, protein MTHAVMKQIIEYINKSVAANKGYAHIWSTQILWTWQWWFELVLTIGPIIIWFIFRKRDSTGRLLYVGFFALIIISWLDLLGNSYKFWYYPFKLIPTFPPFFPWDTLMSIEIMFLIQYKPTFSPWLKSITFGLVNAFVGEPVMKLLGLYVLVHWKHIYSFPVYIVIYLLAHRMAQSKTFDMLYEM, encoded by the coding sequence ATGACTCATGCAGTTATGAAACAAATAATAGAATACATAAATAAATCAGTTGCCGCAAATAAGGGATATGCTCACATCTGGTCAACACAAATTCTATGGACATGGCAATGGTGGTTTGAATTAGTCCTGACAATTGGTCCAATCATAATATGGTTTATTTTTAGGAAAAGGGACAGCACAGGACGCTTGCTGTATGTTGGTTTTTTTGCGCTGATTATTATTTCATGGCTGGATCTTTTAGGTAACTCATATAAATTTTGGTACTATCCTTTTAAATTAATTCCCACGTTCCCACCATTCTTCCCATGGGACACATTAATGTCCATAGAGATTATGTTTCTTATTCAATATAAGCCGACTTTTTCTCCTTGGCTCAAATCCATTACATTTGGACTTGTAAATGCATTCGTGGGCGAACCAGTTATGAAGTTGTTGGGTTTGTACGTTCTTGTGCATTGGAAGCACATTTATTCGTTCCCGGTTTATATCGTTATTTATTTGCTTGCGCATCGTATGGCTCAATCTAAGACATTTGACATGTTATATGAAATGTAG